The sequence below is a genomic window from Romeriopsis navalis LEGE 11480.
TTCAATCCGGTTCAAAAAATACTCTGTAATCCCCAGCCTAAGCCGGTTCTACAAAGTCAATTTACTTGACAGGGTTGTAGTGCTATAATATAGCTATCAAACTTATTATTTTGTCTTGGTCCTGTGCGTCTCGATGCATTGCTGCATTTCAGCGCTTTATTAATGTAGCGATATTGCCAAGTTAAGTCAAGCACTTTTCCAAAAAAGTTTTGAGATCGGGTTTCCATCGCCGCTTCAATCGCAAAAACCCTTGCTGGACTGGTCTTTCTTACTTTTCTACTTAGCCAGAAGCTTTCTCTGCCTTTTCTCATTTTAAGAGAGCAGTTAATCGGGATTCGATCGCTTGGGTGAGTTGTTTTGCGATCGCCTTGCTGCTAGCTTCACCATATTGGTTTGCGTAAATAGGTTGATCAATCCGCACAGATACCGCCGCACCGGCCACTGCGTCTGGCGTATATTTCAACACAACTGGCACAATCGGAATAGCTTGCTGCGTAGTTGTCTGGGCTTGCAGCACCATGCGCGCTAAACCGGGTTTAAGGGGTCGCACAATTTGCTCGCGTTCGATGCCGCCCTCAGGGAAAATCACGAGCCGTTTTCCGTCACGCAAAACCTGGAGTGTTGTCTTTAAGCTCGTTTTATCGGGTTTCTGGCGATCCACGGGAAAGCCCCCGAGATTTTCGATCACCCAACCTTGGAAACCCTGAAACTGATGAATATCGGTCATAAAGTAAATTGGCTGCTGCACCGCAAAGCCCACCACCAGAGGGTCCCAGCGACTAAAATGTTTGCAAGCAAACACCATGGGGCCATTTTCCGGAATATTCTCTAGCCCTTGAACATCAATGGCACGAAAATAAGTGCGCATCAACAACCGATGCACGGGAAACAAAAAACCATAAAGCCACGGGTTAATCCGCA
It includes:
- a CDS encoding lysophospholipid acyltransferase family protein — encoded protein: MIVSAVRINPWLYGFLFPVHRLLMRTYFRAIDVQGLENIPENGPMVFACKHFSRWDPLVVGFAVQQPIYFMTDIHQFQGFQGWVIENLGGFPVDRQKPDKTSLKTTLQVLRDGKRLVIFPEGGIEREQIVRPLKPGLARMVLQAQTTTQQAIPIVPVVLKYTPDAVAGAAVSVRIDQPIYANQYGEASSKAIAKQLTQAIESRLTALLK